TCATTATCCACTGCAATCACACCACTATGCATACTTCCCAGTATACTATTTAAGAATCTTGTCTGATTGTCCAATTCCAGGACCTTTTTGTTGAGACATTCATTTGTATAGGCCATTTCCCGATCTATCTTCTTAACTCTCTCTTGTAGTTGCTTATATGATGATTCAAGTTTCTGTGCATAAGTATTAAAGCTATCAAAAATAGTCAACAGCTCTTTCACACTATTTAATTGTTTAATCTTTGATTTGTAAGAACTTAAGTTTTTCATCTCTCGATAACCTTTTCCATTTTTTCTTCTACCTCAGCACGCCACATTATCTCCTGAATATACCACTGTGACTGTTTAGCCCAGTAAGTACCCTCGTATACTTCTTGCATTTCTCTATACGCTTCCATTGCTTCACTATATAAACCCAATTTTCTATAACAATTTGCAATTTGATATGAAATCCAGACTTTTTTGTCTTTTATTATATCCTTTTTAATAATCAACTGATATATATCCAGTGCTGTCTTGTACTCACCTAATTTGTATAAATTTTCTGCAATTTCAAAAGGATGTATAATTTCATCTCCTTCATTAACCTCCAGTCTCTCACTTTCCTCGATATCTTCACCTTCATTCTTAAGTGTAATAATTTCCATAGCATCTTTACTATCCTTATCAACAGGAGAGCCGGTTTTCTTTACTACAAGTTCCTCTTTTTTACCAATGCTCTTTTTTTTGAAATTTGTTAATACTACTTTACTTCTGGTATCTACATTTTCTTCCGTCTGTACTTCCGGCATGTCAGCCTTCATCCTGAATGTACCTTTAAACTCTGATTTTAGTTTATCCAACTCAGCTCTTTCTCTCTTTAAATCCATAAGCATGGCTTCCATCTCATCCACACTCATATCATGAGTATCAAGACTTTTTTCCACACAAAATACATTACTGACAATACATAGATTTAGTATGCCAAATATAACTGATATTATAATTTGTTTATTCATAATCATAACCAACTTAACTCTTATTGTTTTATTTACACCTTAAGAGTTTAGCAAATGAAATGCCATTATTTACAAAACTGTAGAGGCATTTTGGACGTGCTTATAATCGATATGCCGACATTCGATAACACACGAATCTACAACATCTTATAGTCGTCAGCAAAAAAAAAGTGTGCTTCGAGTATAAATATAATTATAGACTGCAGGAAAAAAATTGAGGAATGTAAAAACTGAAATAAATTAACTGTCTGTTTTTTTTACCTTATGTTTATTATTAGCACATTATTCACGAGAGTCCCTCAGTGAATATTCTTACTCAGTACCAATTATGCGATTTAAGTATTCTGAAAAAAAACAATTATATCTCTCTCTAACATAATGAGTAATGAGAAAAAAGTAATAATTGTACAGTATTTTAATATAAACGGGGCATCAGTAAGGTAGATATCAAAGAGAGGAGAAATCAGAGGGTGAAAAACAGAAAATTCAAAAAAAAAAGTTGATGTACTAAAAAAGATAATTGAAAAATGAGTGTGACCCCATATGGTTATTGTTGATATGATTTTACCGCTTCGGCAAGTAATCCAAGCTCAGCATAGGAATCACCAACTAATTTTGAAACCCAATCTTTTCGTTTTTCTAATGTCTCTCCTACTAGAGCTTTCTGGAAATATTCAATTGCTTTTTCATGCTGTTTCTCCTGCGCCAGGCTTACTCCTGCATAAATGTTTGCTTTAACCGACATGTTTTTATCTTTGTTTCCTTCTAAAAGTTCTTCAAATACACCTAAAGACCTTTTGTAATTTTCATCATCGAGATAACATAACCCAATTTCAAACTTCATCCTATCCACATATATACTATCCTTGTGTTTGCTTAGGCCTTGTTTAAGTGTCGCTATTGCATTATCAAGCATTTTCATTTTGCGTAATGTTTTTCCACTATAATAAAAACCGTATGGTGCTAAACTACTGTCAGGAAATTCTGCTAATGCATTTTTGTACAATTGAAATGCTGTTAAATAATCCTGCTTCATAAAAAAACAGTCTGCCAGTTTATAGTAAGCCTTATCAAGCATCTCATTGTTCTGTTCATATAAACTGAAGTTTTTCAAAACCCTGATCGCTTCATCATATTTACCCAGTAAATAACAGCAATTACCAATCTGATACTCTAATTCATAGCGCAATTTGTCAGGCATGATAAAATGTTCAGACACTAAACTAGCATCTCCTGCCTTGCCACCATCCTGCTGGAATTGATGAGACTGACCTTCTACCTTATTCTCAATATGCGCATTTTCCGTTAACTCTGAATTTTTATTTACATTCTGGAATTCCTTCTTCATACTCAAGAATAGTTGCAATGCCACATCATAATCCCCTGTATTAATAAAAGAATTCCCCAGTCGTAAACGAGCAAACATGGCCGTATCTTTATCATAATACTCTTTAATTATATACTTATAAACCTCTATTGCCTTCTCATAGTTTTCTTGTTTGCTCCATAAATCACCAATTTTAAGATACGTGTCGTCCGTATCATTTGAGTGAGGATAACTATTTACATATTTCAAATAACTTACTTTTGCATTTTCCACATCATCCAGCATTTCATAACACTGTCCAACATTAAGCATTGAATTTTTTGTTAATTCATGATCCGGATAATTCGCAATTACGATCTTATATTCCTGTAACGCTATTGACGGAAAGTTAGAAGCAAGATAAAAATTCCCCAGTTCATAATATGCTCGCACGACTCCCTCATATTTCGGATATTTTATCATTACTTTCTGATATGTCTGAATCGCCTTCTCCTGATAATAACCATAAGCGGAACTTACATTTAATTTTGCAGGCAAAGTGACAAAGATTAAATTTTCACTTATAATTGTCTCAAGACCTTTAGCACCGAAAATAATGTCAATTATGTCTACTAAAGGAGTATTTTCGAGATAAATGGAAATTACCGAAGACAATCTCTTCCTGTCAATATCGTCATCGATAATAATCCTCTTCCCGCTCGCAGTAACTAATGACTGCAGTATCTCATCAATAGAAACTAAATCGGCCCTGATTGAATATAAAACTGTATCATAATTACCCATCCTCTTGTTTATAGATAAATTTTTATTTTCTGTGACCAACTGAGTCGCCACTTCTTCATCAAATGAGGCTTCTCGTTGTCTTAAATTCAGTAATTTTTTTAACCCCCCCAATATCTTTTTCTCATTTTCAACTCTTTCTTTATACTCATCAAGTGACAAATTTAACAACATGGCTTCTTTTTCACTGAGTTCATCAGCCGCTATAGATCCATACGATAAATTCAGAACAGACAATATCGTAAACAGATACACACAAGCTCTATAATAAAATATTAGATTTCTGATTTTAGGTTTCTGATTTGTTGTACTCATTATTTTCATGTCTAATTATTAATAATTTACTCAAAACAAAGAAAATGAGTCCACAGATTTCATTGATTACTCAGAACTGGTGGATTCATTTAACCAACAAATATGTTAATAGTTCATCTTCTAATATACTTTAACCGTATTATGTTTGGCGCCATCTTTCTTCAAAGAATGGTTTGCCTGCTTAATATAACTTTCAGCGATTTTATAATGTGCTTCAATCACCATATTTTTATCCTTTTCTTCAGTATATCTGGATTCCTGACCTGCCACTTCATATAAAACCCTTCTGGCCTCATCATAATTACCAGTTAAAATTAAACACTCTCCCAGTCCCAGTTGAGCGCTCAGTCTATAAGGACTCTTCAAATAATCATTTGATACTTTTCCATATAGTTCTATTGCTTTTTCATATTTTTCTAACTTATAATAACTTTCAGCTAAACGGCTGAGAACCCTGTCACTCTCATCAAACGTGATTTTAGAATTTATCACCCTTTTATATGCAACGACTGCCTTTCCGTACTGATCATAATCAAAATACATGTCTGCATTTTTTATACTATTCGCAAGGTTATATTTAGTTATTTTCCTTGTTTGCAAGAGTCCACTTGTTAAACCAGTCTTCTTTTTATTTTTAACCGTTCCTTTTGCTAATTTTTTTGAAGATTTCTTAAGACCGAATCCTTTGGTCTTTCTCTCTTTTCCCTGTTTGTCTATCATGGATTTAAGAGCCTTTTTTTCTTTGCTAATCCAATTATATTGGATAAACATCAGCCCTAAAACAAGAGCAAGGATACAAAGGTTAATAAATATAATCCCCTTATACCCACTTGTTGTCCCAATTAATGAATTTATTTTAAGTTTTAATTTTTTAATCATTTTCTGTATTATAAGAACATGAACAAAAAGAGTTGTCCATGTCACCTCTAGTTGGAGGTTATAATGGACGCTGCAATCATTTTGTCTAATTTACGCCTGCTACCGCTAGTTGACCGATTCTCGCAATTCTTATCAAGGCTGATTAGTAATATCGTCTCTTCATCTAAGCTGACCTCCCGGTCATTTGATATCGCTGTATCTATTGTAACATTTTCAATATTTTCCTTTTGTAAGCCGTTTATATTCATTAAAGCATTTTCAACTCTCCTTTTTATGACGTTACCTTCTTCAACAATTTTTGACATTGAATTACTTCGTGACAACATCAATCTGTTTTCATATGAATACGGCATAGAACCTTCAATTATGTCAATTTCAGAAGAAACGCCCAACGGATAAGGATTTGCTTCCATTATCTCGACCTCTCCGTCCGGAGCTATCATAGTACAGACAAGGTTACACCCGCTATTAACATATCGAATGACTCTCTTTCGTTTATCAATATGTACACATAACATCGACAAATTGATATGTGGCTGAATATTCCTATACAAAAACTCATTGATTCTATCGATAATAGCTTTTGGCGTTTTGCCTGTTTTCAATCTAAATAATGTCTTGATCATTATACCTATCTGCCGGTTCTCCCACCAATCTCTATGATGTTCACTCTGAACATTAATATTCCCAAATATCAATGTAGACTTATTATTGTTAATAGAGTATGAATCGAATACGACAGTACTTTTTGGCTGACATGCAGGACCGTCAAAGAAATAAGACAGGCCATCCGGTTTCAAGAGATTATCGGATTTTGACAACCCTATCTCCCCATTTGTCCGCAACAGGCATGTTCTTTCTCTTTCAGTATCTTTTGAGATACTACCTTCATTTAACATTCTTACAATTACATCTTTAATCTCCCGTATTTTAAAGGGTTTACTAATCATTTCAACGACACCCAATTTTGCTGCTTCTTTGACTGTTTCGAGAGAGCCGTATGCAGTAATAATAATTATCTTTAAATCTGAGATGCTTTTCTTAATCTCACGTATTAATTGGATACCATCCATACCATGCATCTTAATGTCAGTTATAATCAAGTCATATTGTGCCTGCTTCAAATGCTCAAGCGCCTGAAAAGCGTCTTGGGCCACATCAACCTCATAGCCCTCACTAACCAAAGACTCCCTGAGAACATACCTGATGGTTTCCTCATCATCTACCAATAAAACCCTGTTATTCAATTTATAGTTCTTCCTTATTATTACCAGGCAAACACTCTTTTCATCATTTACAGTGAACTGATATTTGTCAATTCAGATTACTATGGCATGAAAGACTACCCTTCAACTCAGCTCAGGATTATGTCACACTGAGTGGAGTCGAAGGGTTATAACATCTATATTTCTAATCTCAAATTTACTATTTCTTTGAGAATGCCTTAAAAAGGTCTTTCACCAAGTTCTCCAGACGATCAACTTCCTTAAAAATCATCTCAAAGAATTTTTCATTTGCGCTATCATTCCCTGTTCTCTCCTTCAGTACCTCTGCTGCCGCTGAGATACCCGCCAGCGGATTTCGTACTTTATGAGTAACTATAGCCATCAGTTCGTGCAGGTCATTAAAGTATTCAGTTTCTTTATATTTTTCTACAATGATTTTTACTCCTTCATCATCGCTTACATCAACACCGGATTTCTCATCATTACCAGATTTCTCTATCTGTTTGTTCAATGCAGCAGACAACTCTGCCTTTGTAATTAAATTCATCTTCAGCAGGATTACACCCAAAAGTTGATACTCCTGGTTTTTTTCCTGCAGGCATAGCGCTTTTTCAATATCAGAATCATTAATTTGACCATCTTCAACTAAAATCTGCCCCAGTTTTTTTTGATGTGAAACATTATCTTTTTCCATAGTAGTATCTTTGTTAATTTTTCCCTGTTAATAAGACACGAATTATACATCAAATCTGCCTGGAACATGACAGGCAGAAACTTACGCTACACACTATTGTTTAATATCATAATGCTTAATCTTGTTGTATAATGTAGTTCGATTAATACCCAGTATTTTAGATGCCTTGGTCATACGCCATGAGGTCTCTTTAAGCACTTCCGTTATATGCAGCTTCTCAACAGTTGCAATAGATTGGTCAGTATCTTCGCCTGACCCACTCTCTGTTGTTGCCGTCTCTGAACCCAATAACAGGTGCTCGGCTGAAAGCATTGAATTATTTGAAAGTAACACTGCTCTTTCAACAACGTTCTTCAGTTCCCTCACGTTTCCCGGCCAATCATAGTTCCTTAAAGCCCCTTCTACTTCCGGTGGAATATTATTAATATTCTTGTGAAACTCTTTGTTAAAGGTATGAATATAGTGTTTTACAAGCGGGATAATATCATCTTTTCTCTCCCTCAACGCGCATAAATATACAGGTAAAACTCTTAATCGATAAAAAAGATCTTTTCTAAATGTACCCTTCTTCACTTCTTCTTCTAAATCACGATTGGTAGACGCAACTATTCTTACGTCTACATTAATATCATCTATCCCTCCAACCCTCTTGAATTTTCTTTCCTGTAAAACTCTGAGCAATTTTGCTTGTAATGGCAGACTCATTTCTCCAATCTCATCAAGAAACATTGTACCTCTCTGGGTTGCCTCAAACAAACCAGCTTTTCCTGTAGTTGAAGCCCCGGTGAATGAACCCTTTTCATAACCAAATAACTCCGCTTCAAGTAGATTCTCTGTTAATGCAGCACAATTAACTTCCATAAATCTATATTTATTTCTCGCGCTCATCATGTGGACATAGTTGGCAATCAACTCTTTCCCTGTCCCGCTCTCTCCCTGTATTAACACTGTACTTGAAGGACTCTGCGCAATTATCTTCACATGTTCAAAAACCTTCTTCATTTCCTTACTGACAGCAACAATGTCACCACTACAGGCTATATTTGCTTTTTCCCTCAACCTTGAAACTTCTCTCATTAGTGATTGAGTACTCAATGCTCTTTCTATCACTACCTTGATATGTTCCATTTTAAATGGTTTCTCAAGATAATCAAAAGCGCCTGCCTTCATCGCGTTCACGGCCGAATCTACAGAGGCATGACCGGTTAATAGAATTACAAGTATGTTCTGATCATATGATTTTATCTCTTTCAGCAAATCCAGACCATTCATTCCAGGCATCTTCAAATCCAGCATCACAAGGTCAGGAATAATTTTCTTAATTAATTTTAAAGAATTTTCCCCATTATCCTCTGTATGAACTTTGTACCCCTCAACCGCCAATGCCTCTTGTAAACAAAATCTGATCGTCTCTTCATCGTCCACCACTAAAATTACTGGCTTCACGCCATCCTGGCTATCCGTATTACCCATCGATTTTGCATCATTCATTTCAACCCTCATAAAAAATTCTTTTTCTAGAATTACTATAATGATAACTTTTATCACCTAAAATATGTGCATATTTTATACAAAACGCTGGATTTTTACACAATGTTTTATAATAATATTAATTATTATTCAGTCTATCAATCTTCTCTTTTGCGGCTTTAATCTCTTTTATATTGCGAGCATACTTGATACACTCTTTGAGGTGTTTTCGAACCTTATCTGATTGACTTCTTTTCTCAAATATTGAAACCAAAGTGGAATTTACCTCATAATTGCCTTTGTGTATACCAAGTGATCTTGCAAAGGCTTCTATTGCCTTATCCTCGGATCCATTATTTAAGTGCAGCATACCTAACTCTTCATAAT
The window above is part of the Candidatus Scalindua japonica genome. Proteins encoded here:
- a CDS encoding tetratricopeptide repeat protein — encoded protein: MNKQIIISVIFGILNLCIVSNVFCVEKSLDTHDMSVDEMEAMLMDLKRERAELDKLKSEFKGTFRMKADMPEVQTEENVDTRSKVVLTNFKKKSIGKKEELVVKKTGSPVDKDSKDAMEIITLKNEGEDIEESERLEVNEGDEIIHPFEIAENLYKLGEYKTALDIYQLIIKKDIIKDKKVWISYQIANCYRKLGLYSEAMEAYREMQEVYEGTYWAKQSQWYIQEIMWRAEVEEKMEKVIER
- a CDS encoding tetratricopeptide repeat protein: MYLFTILSVLNLSYGSIAADELSEKEAMLLNLSLDEYKERVENEKKILGGLKKLLNLRQREASFDEEVATQLVTENKNLSINKRMGNYDTVLYSIRADLVSIDEILQSLVTASGKRIIIDDDIDRKRLSSVISIYLENTPLVDIIDIIFGAKGLETIISENLIFVTLPAKLNVSSAYGYYQEKAIQTYQKVMIKYPKYEGVVRAYYELGNFYLASNFPSIALQEYKIVIANYPDHELTKNSMLNVGQCYEMLDDVENAKVSYLKYVNSYPHSNDTDDTYLKIGDLWSKQENYEKAIEVYKYIIKEYYDKDTAMFARLRLGNSFINTGDYDVALQLFLSMKKEFQNVNKNSELTENAHIENKVEGQSHQFQQDGGKAGDASLVSEHFIMPDKLRYELEYQIGNCCYLLGKYDEAIRVLKNFSLYEQNNEMLDKAYYKLADCFFMKQDYLTAFQLYKNALAEFPDSSLAPYGFYYSGKTLRKMKMLDNAIATLKQGLSKHKDSIYVDRMKFEIGLCYLDDENYKRSLGVFEELLEGNKDKNMSVKANIYAGVSLAQEKQHEKAIEYFQKALVGETLEKRKDWVSKLVGDSYAELGLLAEAVKSYQQ
- a CDS encoding tetratricopeptide repeat protein, whose product is MIKKLKLKINSLIGTTSGYKGIIFINLCILALVLGLMFIQYNWISKEKKALKSMIDKQGKERKTKGFGLKKSSKKLAKGTVKNKKKTGLTSGLLQTRKITKYNLANSIKNADMYFDYDQYGKAVVAYKRVINSKITFDESDRVLSRLAESYYKLEKYEKAIELYGKVSNDYLKSPYRLSAQLGLGECLILTGNYDEARRVLYEVAGQESRYTEEKDKNMVIEAHYKIAESYIKQANHSLKKDGAKHNTVKVY
- a CDS encoding response regulator, whose translation is MNNRVLLVDDEETIRYVLRESLVSEGYEVDVAQDAFQALEHLKQAQYDLIITDIKMHGMDGIQLIREIKKSISDLKIIIITAYGSLETVKEAAKLGVVEMISKPFKIREIKDVIVRMLNEGSISKDTERERTCLLRTNGEIGLSKSDNLLKPDGLSYFFDGPACQPKSTVVFDSYSINNNKSTLIFGNINVQSEHHRDWWENRQIGIMIKTLFRLKTGKTPKAIIDRINEFLYRNIQPHINLSMLCVHIDKRKRVIRYVNSGCNLVCTMIAPDGEVEIMEANPYPLGVSSEIDIIEGSMPYSYENRLMLSRSNSMSKIVEEGNVIKRRVENALMNINGLQKENIENVTIDTAISNDREVSLDEETILLISLDKNCENRSTSGSRRKLDKMIAASIITSN
- a CDS encoding histidine kinase dimerization/phospho-acceptor domain-containing protein codes for the protein MEKDNVSHQKKLGQILVEDGQINDSDIEKALCLQEKNQEYQLLGVILLKMNLITKAELSAALNKQIEKSGNDEKSGVDVSDDEGVKIIVEKYKETEYFNDLHELMAIVTHKVRNPLAGISAAAEVLKERTGNDSANEKFFEMIFKEVDRLENLVKDLFKAFSKK
- a CDS encoding sigma-54-dependent transcriptional regulator; the protein is MNDAKSMGNTDSQDGVKPVILVVDDEETIRFCLQEALAVEGYKVHTEDNGENSLKLIKKIIPDLVMLDLKMPGMNGLDLLKEIKSYDQNILVILLTGHASVDSAVNAMKAGAFDYLEKPFKMEHIKVVIERALSTQSLMREVSRLREKANIACSGDIVAVSKEMKKVFEHVKIIAQSPSSTVLIQGESGTGKELIANYVHMMSARNKYRFMEVNCAALTENLLEAELFGYEKGSFTGASTTGKAGLFEATQRGTMFLDEIGEMSLPLQAKLLRVLQERKFKRVGGIDDINVDVRIVASTNRDLEEEVKKGTFRKDLFYRLRVLPVYLCALRERKDDIIPLVKHYIHTFNKEFHKNINNIPPEVEGALRNYDWPGNVRELKNVVERAVLLSNNSMLSAEHLLLGSETATTESGSGEDTDQSIATVEKLHITEVLKETSWRMTKASKILGINRTTLYNKIKHYDIKQ